The following are encoded in a window of Bradyrhizobium guangdongense genomic DNA:
- the acs gene encoding acetate--CoA ligase: MSEKIYDVPAEWAKRAWIDQAKYKDMYARSLADPNAFWAEQAKRIDWMHAPTKIENVSFAPGNISIKWFEDGILNVAHNCIDRHLAKRGNQTAIIWEGDDPSQSKHITYKELHDEVCRMANILRTRNVRKGDRVTIYLPMIPEAAYAMLACARIGAIHSVVFAGFSPDSLAQRINDCQSKVIITADEGLRGGKKVPLKANVDAALAKADGVDWVIVVKRTGGKVDMNPTRDLWYHEAAAMVTTDCPVEHMHAEDPLFILYTSGSTGQPKGVLHTSGGYLVFASITHQYVFDYHDGDIYWCTADVGWVTGHSYILYGPLANGATTLMFEGVPNYPDNSRFWNVIDKHKVNIFYTAPTAIRALMQGGDEPVKKTSRASLRLLGSVGEPINPEAWEWYHRVVGDDRCPIVDTWWQTETGGILITPLPGATKLKPGSATQPFFGVAPEIVDADGKVLEGETSGNLCLTRSWPGQMRTVYGDHARFEQTYFSTYKGKYFTGDGCRRDADGYYWITGRVDDVINVSGHRMGTAEVESALVAHEKVSEAAVVGFPHDIKGQGIYAYVTLMAGIEPTEDLRKELVTWVRKEIGPIASPDQIQFAPGLPKTRSGKIMRRILRKIAEDEPGSLGDTSTLADPAVVDDLVKNRQNRKPA, from the coding sequence ATGTCCGAGAAGATCTACGACGTCCCCGCGGAATGGGCCAAGCGGGCCTGGATCGACCAGGCCAAGTACAAGGACATGTACGCCCGATCGCTCGCGGACCCCAACGCCTTCTGGGCCGAGCAGGCCAAGCGCATCGACTGGATGCACGCGCCGACGAAGATCGAAAACGTCTCCTTCGCGCCGGGTAACATCTCGATCAAATGGTTCGAGGACGGCATCCTCAACGTCGCCCATAACTGCATCGACCGCCATCTCGCCAAGCGCGGCAACCAGACCGCGATCATCTGGGAAGGCGACGATCCCTCGCAGTCGAAGCACATCACCTACAAGGAGCTGCACGACGAGGTCTGCCGGATGGCCAACATCCTGCGCACCCGCAATGTTAGGAAGGGTGACCGCGTCACCATCTATCTGCCGATGATTCCGGAAGCGGCCTACGCGATGCTGGCCTGCGCGCGGATCGGCGCGATCCACTCCGTGGTGTTCGCCGGCTTCTCGCCAGATTCGCTCGCCCAGCGCATCAACGACTGCCAGTCCAAGGTGATCATCACCGCGGACGAAGGCCTGCGCGGCGGCAAGAAGGTGCCGCTGAAGGCCAATGTCGATGCGGCGCTTGCCAAGGCCGACGGCGTCGATTGGGTCATCGTCGTCAAGCGCACCGGCGGCAAGGTCGACATGAACCCGACGCGGGACCTCTGGTATCACGAGGCGGCGGCGATGGTGACGACGGACTGCCCGGTCGAGCACATGCACGCCGAAGATCCGCTGTTCATTCTCTACACCTCGGGCTCGACCGGCCAGCCCAAGGGCGTGCTGCACACCTCAGGCGGCTATCTCGTGTTCGCCTCGATCACGCATCAATACGTGTTCGATTATCACGACGGCGACATCTACTGGTGCACCGCCGACGTCGGCTGGGTCACCGGCCACAGCTACATTCTCTACGGGCCGCTCGCCAATGGCGCGACCACGCTGATGTTCGAAGGCGTGCCGAATTACCCGGACAATTCCCGGTTCTGGAACGTCATCGACAAGCACAAGGTCAACATCTTCTACACCGCACCCACCGCGATCCGCGCGCTGATGCAGGGCGGCGATGAGCCCGTGAAGAAGACCTCGCGCGCGAGCTTGCGTCTGCTCGGCTCGGTCGGCGAGCCGATCAATCCGGAAGCCTGGGAGTGGTATCACCGCGTCGTCGGCGACGATCGCTGTCCGATCGTCGACACCTGGTGGCAGACCGAGACCGGCGGCATCCTGATCACGCCGCTGCCGGGCGCGACCAAGCTCAAGCCCGGCTCGGCGACGCAGCCGTTCTTCGGCGTTGCGCCCGAGATCGTCGACGCCGATGGCAAGGTGCTGGAGGGTGAGACATCAGGCAATCTGTGTTTGACGCGCTCATGGCCCGGCCAGATGCGCACGGTCTACGGCGATCACGCGCGCTTCGAGCAGACCTATTTCTCGACCTACAAAGGTAAGTACTTTACGGGTGACGGCTGCCGCCGTGATGCCGATGGGTATTACTGGATCACCGGCCGCGTCGACGACGTCATCAACGTCTCCGGCCATCGCATGGGGACCGCCGAAGTCGAAAGCGCGCTGGTGGCGCATGAGAAGGTTTCGGAGGCCGCCGTCGTCGGCTTCCCGCACGACATCAAGGGCCAGGGCATCTATGCCTATGTCACCCTGATGGCCGGCATCGAGCCGACCGAGGACCTGCGCAAGGAGCTCGTCACCTGGGTGCGCAAGGAGATCGGTCCGATCGCCTCGCCCGACCAGATCCAGTTCGCTCCCGGCCTGCCCAAGACCCGCTCCGGCAAGATCATGCGCCGCATCCTGCGCAAGATCGCCGAGGACGAGCCGGGCAGCCTCGGCGACACCTCGACGCTGGCCGATCCCGCCGTCGTCGACGATCTCGTCAAGAACCGGCAGAACAGGAAGCCGGCGTAA
- a CDS encoding DNA topoisomerase IB yields the protein MMDQQNLGTARPASADPAAIALAKALGQWPKPAGSSRPSPKKVYDTAPASSVEALAKELGLRLGDQNELTIRRIRRGKGYSFVRPNGAHIRDARTIRRLHAMAVPPAYREVRYSADPSSHLQAVGRDAAGRLQYRYHADWEKVREQRKAHRLERLVGALPKIRRKVSAFLSGDEPTREFALSAVIELIARTAIRPGNESYARLNGTRGATTLLKSNVTLEDDCFVLTFKAKGGKAVRKECDAAKLVRAIGILQGVPGKRMFQYRDAYGIVRAVSTTQVNAFLREIAGIKISLKDFRTLMASAVVVESLSRITPATSQRGRKKQVLDAIRAAADKLSNTPAICRKSYVHDTIVTAFEEGILERFAATMKGQRSQAKREQLLAQVVATAAV from the coding sequence ATGATGGATCAGCAGAATCTCGGCACGGCGCGGCCCGCTTCGGCCGATCCTGCCGCCATTGCGCTGGCCAAGGCCCTCGGACAATGGCCGAAACCGGCCGGTTCCTCGCGTCCCAGCCCGAAAAAGGTCTACGACACGGCCCCGGCGAGCTCGGTTGAGGCGCTTGCCAAGGAGCTGGGCTTGCGGCTCGGCGACCAGAACGAGCTGACCATTCGCCGCATCAGGCGCGGCAAGGGATATTCCTTCGTCCGCCCCAACGGCGCGCATATCCGCGACGCCCGCACCATCCGCCGGCTGCACGCCATGGCGGTTCCGCCGGCCTATCGCGAGGTGCGCTACTCCGCCGATCCGAGCTCGCACCTCCAGGCGGTGGGCCGCGATGCCGCGGGACGGCTGCAATATCGCTACCATGCCGACTGGGAGAAGGTCCGCGAGCAGCGCAAGGCGCATCGTCTGGAAAGGCTGGTCGGTGCGCTGCCCAAGATCCGGCGCAAGGTCTCGGCGTTCCTGTCGGGCGACGAGCCGACGCGGGAGTTTGCACTCTCGGCGGTGATCGAGCTGATCGCGCGCACCGCGATCCGTCCCGGCAATGAATCCTACGCCCGCCTCAACGGCACCCGCGGCGCGACCACGCTGCTGAAGTCGAACGTCACGCTGGAAGACGACTGCTTCGTGCTGACCTTCAAGGCGAAGGGCGGCAAGGCCGTGCGCAAGGAATGCGACGCCGCCAAGCTGGTGCGCGCCATCGGCATTTTGCAGGGCGTCCCCGGCAAGCGGATGTTCCAGTACCGCGATGCCTACGGCATCGTGCGTGCGGTCAGCACCACGCAGGTGAACGCATTCCTGCGCGAGATCGCCGGCATCAAGATTTCGCTGAAGGACTTCCGCACGCTGATGGCGTCTGCCGTCGTCGTGGAATCGCTGTCGCGGATCACGCCGGCCACCAGCCAGCGCGGCCGCAAGAAGCAGGTGCTGGATGCGATCCGCGCCGCCGCCGACAAGCTCTCCAACACGCCGGCAATCTGCCGCAAGAGCTACGTTCACGACACCATCGTCACCGCCTTCGAGGAAGGAATCCTCGAGCGCTTCGCCGCGACCATGAAAGGCCAGCGCTCGCAGGCAAAGCGTGAGCAGCTGCTGGCGCAGGTGGTGGCGACTGCGGCGGTGTAA
- a CDS encoding EVE domain-containing protein, producing MAYWLVKSEPSVWSWDQQVAKGAKGEAWTGVRNYTARQNLVNMKKGDKAFFYHSNEGKEIVGIAEVIKEAYPDPTDKTERFVCVDIKADKPLKTPVTMAAIKAEKKLAEMALVKYSRLSVQPVTAEEWKLVCKMGGV from the coding sequence ATGGCGTACTGGCTGGTGAAATCCGAACCATCGGTGTGGTCCTGGGACCAGCAGGTTGCGAAGGGCGCCAAAGGCGAAGCCTGGACCGGCGTGCGCAACTACACCGCGCGCCAGAACCTCGTGAACATGAAGAAGGGCGACAAGGCGTTCTTCTACCATTCCAACGAGGGCAAGGAGATCGTCGGCATCGCGGAAGTCATCAAGGAGGCCTATCCCGATCCGACCGACAAGACCGAAAGATTCGTCTGCGTCGACATCAAGGCCGACAAGCCGTTGAAGACGCCGGTGACGATGGCCGCGATCAAGGCCGAGAAGAAGCTCGCCGAGATGGCCCTGGTGAAATATTCGCGCCTGTCGGTGCAGCCGGTGACGGCCGAGGAATGGAAGCTCGTCTGCAAGATGGGTGGAGTGTAG
- a CDS encoding NAD(P)H-dependent glycerol-3-phosphate dehydrogenase, whose product MAAFDSVAVIGAGAWGTALATVAARAGRKVTLWARNAEHATRIASTRDNPRLPGVLLAPEIVVTSDLALAARADMLLIATPAQHLRGAVNLLASHIATPTPVVACAKGIEHGTRKFMTEVIAEAAPHAQPAILSGPSFADDVARGLPTAVTLAAKDEALASRMVQALGSATFRPYHTTDVRGVEIGGAAKNVLAIAAGIVVGRNLGASALAALTTRGFSELARLGRACGARAETLSGLSGLGDLLLSCSTAQSRNFALGIALGRGEAAPAGKLAEGAFTAPVLVELAVSQNVEMPVSEAVAAILGGRSTIDAAISALLTRPFKAEE is encoded by the coding sequence ATGGCTGCGTTCGACTCCGTCGCGGTGATCGGTGCCGGCGCCTGGGGCACCGCGCTGGCGACGGTAGCCGCACGTGCCGGACGGAAGGTGACGCTGTGGGCGCGCAATGCGGAACATGCGACGCGGATCGCATCAACGCGTGACAATCCGCGGCTGCCGGGCGTGCTGCTCGCGCCCGAGATTGTCGTGACGAGCGATCTGGCGCTCGCCGCGCGTGCCGACATGCTTCTGATCGCGACGCCCGCGCAACATTTGCGTGGCGCGGTCAACCTGCTGGCCTCGCACATTGCAACTCCAACGCCCGTTGTGGCCTGCGCCAAGGGCATCGAGCACGGCACCCGCAAATTCATGACCGAAGTGATCGCGGAAGCCGCGCCGCACGCGCAGCCTGCGATCCTGTCAGGCCCGAGCTTCGCCGACGACGTCGCGCGCGGACTGCCGACGGCAGTGACGCTGGCGGCAAAGGACGAAGCGCTGGCGAGCCGGATGGTGCAGGCGTTGGGCTCCGCGACCTTCCGGCCCTATCACACCACTGATGTCCGCGGCGTCGAAATCGGTGGCGCCGCCAAGAACGTGCTGGCAATTGCCGCCGGCATCGTGGTCGGCCGCAACCTCGGTGCCTCCGCGCTCGCCGCACTGACGACGCGCGGCTTCAGCGAGCTGGCGCGGCTCGGACGCGCCTGCGGCGCGCGCGCGGAAACGCTCTCGGGTCTCTCCGGCCTCGGCGACCTCCTATTGAGCTGTTCGACGGCGCAATCGCGCAATTTTGCGCTCGGGATCGCGCTCGGTCGTGGAGAGGCGGCGCCCGCAGGCAAGCTTGCGGAAGGCGCATTCACCGCGCCGGTGCTGGTCGAGCTCGCGGTCTCGCAAAACGTCGAGATGCCGGTATCAGAGGCCGTCGCAGCGATTCTCGGCGGCAGAAGCACGATCGACGCCGCGATATCGGCGCTGTTGACCCGCCCCTTCAAAGCAGAGGAATGA
- the tsaD gene encoding tRNA (adenosine(37)-N6)-threonylcarbamoyltransferase complex transferase subunit TsaD — MLVLGIETTCDETAAAVIERASDGSGRILSNIVRSQIEEHARFGGVVPEIAARAHVELLDGIIDRAMSEAGIGFAQLNGVAAAAGPGLIGGVIVGLTTAKAIAMVHDTPLVAVNHLEAHALTPRLTDGIEFPYCLFLASGGHTQIVAVTGVGHYVRLGTTVDDAIGEAFDKVAKMLGLPYPGGPQVERAAANGDATRFAFPRPMQGRPDANFSLSGLKTAVRTEASRLAEITPQDVSDLCASFQAAVLDSTADRLNVGLKLFRQQFGAPRALVAAGGVAANRAIRGVLFDVAKQAGTQLIMPPPALCTDNGAMIAWAGAERLALGITDTMEAQPRARWLLDANATAPDGYGKTRAGY, encoded by the coding sequence GAGCGCGCGTCCGACGGCAGCGGCAGGATCCTGTCCAATATCGTGCGGTCACAAATCGAGGAGCACGCCCGCTTCGGCGGCGTCGTTCCGGAAATCGCCGCGCGCGCCCATGTCGAACTGCTCGACGGCATCATCGACCGCGCCATGAGCGAAGCTGGCATCGGCTTCGCCCAGCTCAATGGCGTCGCAGCTGCCGCGGGGCCGGGACTGATCGGGGGCGTCATCGTCGGGCTCACGACCGCGAAGGCGATCGCGATGGTGCACGACACGCCGCTGGTCGCAGTCAACCATCTCGAGGCACATGCGCTGACGCCGCGCCTGACCGACGGCATCGAATTCCCGTACTGCCTGTTCCTCGCCTCCGGCGGCCACACCCAGATCGTCGCGGTGACCGGCGTCGGCCATTATGTGCGACTCGGCACCACCGTCGACGACGCCATCGGCGAGGCCTTCGACAAGGTCGCGAAGATGCTGGGCCTGCCCTATCCCGGCGGACCGCAGGTCGAACGCGCCGCGGCAAACGGCGATGCCACGCGCTTTGCGTTTCCAAGACCGATGCAGGGACGGCCCGATGCCAATTTCTCGCTGTCAGGATTGAAGACAGCCGTCCGCACCGAAGCGAGCCGCCTGGCCGAGATCACGCCGCAGGACGTCAGCGATCTCTGTGCGAGCTTCCAGGCCGCGGTGCTGGACTCGACGGCCGATCGCCTCAACGTTGGCCTGAAGCTTTTCCGCCAACAATTCGGTGCGCCGCGCGCGCTGGTCGCGGCCGGCGGTGTCGCCGCCAACAGGGCAATCCGCGGCGTGCTGTTTGACGTTGCAAAGCAGGCCGGGACCCAGCTGATCATGCCGCCGCCGGCGCTCTGCACCGACAACGGCGCGATGATCGCTTGGGCCGGCGCCGAACGCCTCGCGCTCGGCATCACCGATACGATGGAGGCGCAGCCGCGCGCGCGCTGGCTGCTCGACGCGAATGCGACCGCGCCTGATGGTTACGGCAAGACGCGGGCGGGATACTGA